The Oncorhynchus tshawytscha isolate Ot180627B linkage group LG30, Otsh_v2.0, whole genome shotgun sequence genome includes a region encoding these proteins:
- the LOC112228449 gene encoding fasciculation and elongation protein zeta-1 isoform X3, with protein MEAPLVCLDEEFEDLRPCRVEDMPLSRPPYSTVSLTPITREDFSELENFSEMMSFKSMEDLVNEFDEKLNVCFHNYNTKTEGLAPVRNQSHTEEDEERLQDEDVWDALMDNYVPSSVSSWDNPNSEGFKGNLSDQEIHEKEEEEMNEKNDNANCLSEEPLLTADQVIEEIVEMMENSPDPGETEEDDEEESGHSSPKTNPSLLEEIRQLSQAANNNMPSYEGLSVMPSSALVELLCRVEAAIREYSEELVTQLARRDELEFEKEVKNTFITALMEVQNRQKEQRDTGKRRRRVDKGLSLQGNAITTTAIGGTPTMINACTDSKPASMPTKESGG; from the exons ATGGAGGCCCCGCTTGTGTGCCTGGATGAGGAGTTTGAGGACCTCAGGCCCTGCCGGGTAGAGGACATGCCCCTCAGCCGACCCCCTTACAGCACCGTCTCCCTGACCCCCATCACCCGTGAGGACTTCTCTGAACTGGAGAACTTCTCTGAGATGATGAGTTTCAAGTCCATGGAGGACCTGGTCAACGAGTTTGACGAGAAGCTGAATGTCTGTTTCCATAACTACAACACCAAGACGGAGGGCCTGGCCCCCGTGCGCAACCAGTCTCACACCGAGGAGGACGAGGAGCGGCTGCAGGATGAAGA TGTGTGGGATGCGCTGATGGATAACTacgtcccttcctctgtctccagCTGGGACAACCCCAACTCAGAGGGATTCAAAGGCAACCTCTCCGATCAGGAG ATTCatgaaaaagaggaggaggagatgaacgaGAAGAACGACAATGCCAACTGCCTGAGCGAGGAGCCTCTCCTCACTGCTGATCAG GTCATTGAGGAGATAGTTGAGATGATGGAGAACTCTCCGGACCCTGGTGAGACAGAGGAGGATGACGAGGAAGAGAGTGGACACTCCTCACCCAAGACTAACCCATCCCTTCTGGAAGAGATCAGACAGCTGTCCCAGGCCGCCAATAACAACATGCCTTCTTATGAAG gcttGAGTGTGATGCCCAGCTCGGCCCTGGTGGAgctgctgtgccgggtggaggcGGCCATCAGAGAGTACTCCGAGGAGCTGGTCACCCAGCTGGCGCGTCGTGACGAGCTGGAGTTTGAGAAAGAGGTGAAGAACACGTTCATCACGGCCCTCATGGAGGTGCAAAACCGGCAGAAGGAACAGCGGGACACGGGCAAGCGCAGGCGCCGGGTCGACAAGGGCCTCAGTCTGCAGGGTAACGCGATAACCACGACTGCGATTGGTGGAACACCTACTATGATCAACGCCTGCACAGACTCCAAGCCCGCCTCCATGCCTACGAAG